Proteins from one Thioflavicoccus mobilis 8321 genomic window:
- a CDS encoding dihydroorotate dehydrogenase — MTSRVTDPRLAIDFCGLGFNSPLVLLSGCVGFGEEYTRVRGFSNRDVGAVCLKGTTLAPRLGNRPHRVFETPCGMLNAIGLQNPGVDHVVERILPGLDFAETRFIANVSGSTVEEYHEVTRRFDDSPIDAIEINISCPNVKEGGVAFGNDIAMSAEVVAACRKATRKPLITKLSPNQTDIAANARACLEAGSDAFSVINTLMGMAIDSERRRPVIGNNQGGLSGPAIKPIALLKVHQVYQVCRRHGVPIIGQGGIQDGRDALEFLIAGASAVGIGTALFYEPLLCRDVNATIGDYLTRHGFKRVVELTGSLCLN; from the coding sequence ATGACGAGCCGCGTAACCGACCCCCGTCTGGCCATCGACTTCTGCGGACTGGGCTTCAACTCTCCGCTGGTCCTGCTTTCGGGCTGCGTCGGCTTCGGCGAAGAGTACACGCGTGTGCGGGGGTTCTCCAATCGCGACGTCGGGGCGGTCTGCCTGAAGGGCACGACGCTCGCCCCGCGGCTTGGCAATCGGCCGCATCGCGTCTTCGAGACGCCCTGCGGCATGCTCAACGCCATCGGCCTGCAGAACCCGGGTGTGGACCATGTCGTCGAGCGAATCCTGCCCGGGCTCGACTTCGCCGAGACCCGTTTCATCGCCAACGTCTCGGGCTCGACGGTCGAGGAATACCACGAGGTCACCCGGCGCTTCGACGACTCGCCGATCGACGCCATCGAGATCAATATCTCCTGCCCGAACGTGAAGGAGGGCGGCGTCGCCTTCGGCAACGATATCGCGATGTCGGCCGAGGTCGTCGCGGCCTGCCGCAAGGCGACGCGCAAGCCGCTGATCACCAAGCTCTCGCCGAATCAGACCGACATCGCGGCCAATGCCCGCGCCTGTCTGGAGGCCGGCTCCGACGCCTTCTCGGTCATCAACACCCTGATGGGTATGGCCATCGACAGCGAGCGGCGCCGGCCGGTCATCGGCAACAATCAGGGTGGCCTGTCCGGACCGGCGATCAAGCCGATCGCCCTGCTCAAGGTTCACCAAGTCTACCAAGTGTGCCGCCGGCATGGCGTGCCGATCATTGGTCAGGGGGGCATCCAAGACGGCCGCGACGCCCTCGAGTTCCTGATCGCCGGCGCCAGCGCGGTCGGGATCGGCACGGCGCTCTTCTATGAACCCTTGCTGTGCCGCGATGTCAACGCGACGATCGGCGACTATCTGACCCGACACGGCTTCAAGCGGGTCGTCGAACTGACCGGAAGCCTTTGTCTCAACTAG
- the ntrC gene encoding nitrogen regulation protein NR(I): MSREPKVWVIDDDRSIRWVLERALRKAEMDVTSFSNGVGIIEALQREQPSVILSDIRMPGIDGLDLLRQIKARHPDLPVIIMTAHSDLESAVSAFHGGAFEYLPKPFDLDEAVDQVSRACRRDLGAAPIEELGNQTPDIIGEAPAMQEVFRAIGRLARSHITVLINGESGTGKELVAHALHRHSPRAENQFIALNMAAIPRDLLESELFGHERGAFTGAQARREGRFEQADGGTLFLDEIGDMPAELQTRLLRVLADGEFYRVGGVAPIKVNVRIIAATHQNLEELVRQGRFREDLFHRLNVIRIHLPALRERREDIPLLMRYFLIQAARELGCEAKLLTPSAIERLKRLAWPGNVRQLENTARWVTVMASMKEIHADDLPPELNTEAPDNGRDEPWEAVLRRWVRQQLQQGQIGLLGNLMPAFEQILIQSALDHTGGRRQEAARLLGWGRNTLTRKIKELRLDGDIGDDAGENNGQP, translated from the coding sequence ATGAGTAGAGAGCCGAAGGTCTGGGTGATCGACGATGACCGTTCGATACGATGGGTGTTGGAGCGTGCCCTGCGCAAGGCGGAGATGGACGTGACGAGCTTTTCCAACGGGGTCGGTATCATCGAGGCGCTGCAACGCGAGCAGCCGAGCGTCATCCTGTCCGATATCCGGATGCCGGGGATCGATGGCCTCGACCTGCTGCGCCAGATCAAGGCGCGCCATCCTGACCTGCCGGTCATCATCATGACCGCCCATTCCGACCTCGAGAGCGCCGTCTCCGCCTTCCACGGCGGCGCCTTCGAGTATCTGCCCAAGCCTTTCGATCTCGACGAGGCGGTCGACCAAGTCTCGCGCGCCTGCCGCCGCGACTTGGGCGCTGCACCGATCGAGGAGTTGGGCAACCAGACCCCGGACATCATCGGCGAGGCGCCGGCGATGCAGGAGGTCTTTCGCGCCATCGGTCGCCTCGCCCGCTCGCACATTACGGTGCTGATCAACGGCGAATCGGGCACCGGCAAGGAGCTCGTCGCCCACGCCCTGCACCGCCACAGCCCGCGGGCCGAGAATCAGTTCATCGCGCTCAACATGGCGGCGATTCCGCGTGACCTGCTGGAGTCCGAGCTGTTCGGCCATGAGCGGGGTGCCTTCACCGGGGCGCAGGCGCGCCGCGAGGGCCGCTTCGAGCAGGCCGACGGAGGCACCCTGTTCCTCGACGAGATCGGCGACATGCCGGCCGAACTCCAGACGCGGCTCCTGCGGGTCCTCGCCGATGGAGAGTTCTATCGGGTCGGCGGTGTCGCACCGATCAAGGTCAACGTGCGCATCATCGCCGCAACCCATCAGAATCTCGAGGAGCTGGTCCGCCAAGGACGTTTCCGCGAGGACCTTTTCCACCGGCTCAATGTCATCCGCATCCACTTGCCCGCGCTGCGCGAGCGGCGCGAGGACATCCCGCTGCTGATGCGTTATTTTCTGATCCAGGCCGCGCGCGAACTCGGCTGCGAGGCCAAGCTCCTGACGCCGAGCGCGATCGAGCGGCTCAAGCGTTTGGCCTGGCCCGGCAATGTGCGCCAGCTCGAGAATACCGCTCGCTGGGTGACCGTCATGGCCTCGATGAAGGAGATCCATGCCGATGATCTGCCACCCGAACTCAATACCGAGGCGCCGGACAATGGTCGCGACGAGCCTTGGGAAGCGGTGCTGCGCCGCTGGGTCCGCCAGCAGCTGCAACAGGGTCAGATTGGGCTGCTCGGTAACCTGATGCCGGCCTTCGAGCAGATCCTCATCCAGAGTGCCCTCGACCATACCGGAGGGCGTCGTCAGGAGGCCGCTCGACTGCTGGGTTGGGGACGTAATACACTGACACGAAAGATCAAGGAGCTGAGGCTCGATGGCGATATCGGTGACGATGCGGGTGAGAACAACGGACAGCCTTGA
- the glnL gene encoding nitrogen regulation protein NR(II): MMNPRSATTSLENTVLDNLSTAVLLFDNDLHLKYLNPAAEMVLAVSARHVVGLRVAEIVPCRDDGLERRLRVTMLTKHPFTEREMNVPLLDGRTITVNCTVLPLHHFDASDELLIELHQVDRQLRISREEQLISQHQASQALIRGLAHEIKNPLGGLRGAAQLLEQELPNKSLREYTRIIIEEADRLQSLMNQMLGPNRIPQRQRVNIHCVLEHVRGLLLAESPQGPRIERDYDPSIPDFDADQDRLVQAVLNIARNAVVAAGPQGTVMLRTRVLRQFTIGSQRHRLVLRAEVEDDGPGIPDAIKNRIFFPMVSSQPGGTGLGLPIAQELINQHGGLIECESEPGKTQFYVYLPLEMDNE; this comes from the coding sequence ATGATGAACCCGAGATCCGCGACTACGAGCCTGGAAAATACCGTACTGGACAATCTCAGTACGGCGGTACTGCTATTCGACAATGACTTGCATCTCAAATACCTCAATCCAGCGGCCGAGATGGTGTTGGCCGTCAGCGCGAGGCATGTCGTCGGCCTGCGGGTCGCCGAGATCGTCCCGTGCCGCGACGACGGGTTGGAACGGCGGCTCAGGGTCACGATGCTGACCAAACATCCGTTCACGGAACGGGAGATGAACGTCCCGCTCCTCGACGGACGCACCATTACGGTGAATTGCACCGTCCTGCCACTGCACCATTTCGATGCTAGCGACGAGCTCTTGATCGAGCTCCATCAGGTCGATCGTCAGTTGCGTATCAGCCGCGAGGAGCAGCTCATCTCGCAGCATCAGGCCAGTCAGGCCCTGATCCGGGGTCTGGCGCACGAGATCAAGAACCCGCTGGGTGGGCTGCGCGGCGCCGCCCAGCTCCTGGAACAGGAGTTGCCGAACAAGTCGCTGCGCGAGTACACCCGCATCATCATCGAGGAGGCCGACCGGCTTCAGTCGCTGATGAACCAGATGCTCGGGCCGAACCGCATTCCGCAACGCCAACGTGTCAACATCCATTGTGTCCTGGAGCATGTCCGCGGCCTGCTGCTCGCGGAGTCACCGCAGGGGCCGCGAATCGAGCGCGATTACGATCCGAGCATCCCCGACTTCGATGCCGACCAGGACCGGCTCGTCCAGGCGGTCCTCAATATCGCCCGTAACGCGGTCGTGGCAGCCGGCCCCCAAGGTACGGTCATGCTGCGCACCCGAGTCCTGCGCCAATTCACGATCGGCAGCCAACGCCACCGCCTGGTGCTGCGCGCCGAGGTCGAGGACGACGGCCCCGGCATCCCCGACGCCATCAAGAACCGCATCTTTTTTCCGATGGTTTCGAGCCAGCCGGGCGGCACCGGCCTCGGCCTGCCCATCGCCCAGGAGCTGATCAACCAACACGGAGGCCTGATCGAGTGCGAGAGCGAGCCCGGAAAGACCCAGTTCTACGTCTATCTGCCATTGGAGATGGACAATGAGTAG
- a CDS encoding DUF4124 domain-containing protein: MIWTISFICVLISSPLLAADIYRWVDEEGHVTYSDRAAPGAEPVAASAPADAGSSPQASNEGPSSTASSLRSDAGPYQRFEIATPEDGAIVSAGDGQIDVGLLLIPGLMPEQRLRVLVDGMPVRGDEPSTQMRLDGLGLGTHQIRAEVLDAVGAVVARTATVSFHFRRPE, translated from the coding sequence ATGATCTGGACGATCTCATTCATCTGTGTCCTCATCTCCTCGCCCCTGCTTGCGGCGGACATCTACCGCTGGGTCGACGAGGAGGGTCACGTGACCTACTCGGATCGAGCCGCTCCAGGCGCCGAGCCTGTGGCCGCCTCCGCGCCGGCGGACGCCGGTTCGTCACCTCAAGCGTCGAACGAGGGGCCATCGTCGACGGCATCGAGTCTGCGGAGCGACGCCGGGCCTTACCAGCGCTTTGAGATCGCGACCCCGGAGGACGGGGCAATCGTGTCCGCGGGCGACGGCCAGATCGACGTAGGCCTGCTGTTGATCCCGGGGCTGATGCCCGAGCAAAGGCTCCGAGTACTCGTCGATGGGATGCCAGTCCGCGGTGACGAACCGAGCACCCAGATGAGGCTCGATGGGCTCGGTCTGGGTACCCATCAAATCCGAGCCGAGGTCCTCGATGCCGTTGGCGCCGTCGTGGCGCGGACCGCCACGGTCAGTTTCCACTTCCGTCGGCCAGAGTAG
- the glnA gene encoding glutamate--ammonia ligase, whose product MSGNVMKMIKEQEVKFIDLRFTDTRGKEQHVSLPASAVDDDFFKEGKMFDGSSIAGWKGIQESDMVLMPEAETAVLDPFSDEETLIIRCDILEPSTMQGYERDPRSLAKRAEAYLKSTGIADAAFFGPEPEFFVFDDVRWGADISGAFYKVDSQEADWNSEKVFEDGNMGHRPNIKGGYFPVPPVDSLNDLRAAMCLAMEEMGVPFEVHHHEVATAGQCEIGTRFATLVQRADWNQILKYCVHNVAHAYGKTATFMPKPLVGDNGNGMHVHQSLSKGGQNIFAGDKYGGLSEAALYYIGGIIKHARALNALTNAATNSYKRLVPGFEAPTLLAYSARNRSASIRIPHVSSPKARRIEVRFPDSMGNPYLAFAGMMMAGLDGIQNKIHPGDPMDKDLYDLPPEEEKTIPTVCYALDQALDALDKDREFLTAGGVFTDDLIDGYIALKMQEVTQMRMTTHPIEFDMYYSL is encoded by the coding sequence ATGTCCGGAAATGTCATGAAGATGATCAAGGAACAGGAAGTGAAGTTCATCGATCTTCGCTTCACCGACACGCGCGGCAAGGAGCAGCACGTCTCGCTGCCCGCCAGCGCGGTCGACGATGACTTCTTCAAGGAAGGAAAGATGTTCGACGGCTCGTCAATCGCCGGTTGGAAGGGCATCCAGGAGTCGGACATGGTCCTGATGCCGGAGGCCGAGACGGCGGTGCTCGATCCGTTCTCCGACGAGGAAACCCTGATCATCCGCTGTGACATCCTCGAGCCCTCGACGATGCAGGGTTACGAGCGCGACCCGCGCTCGCTCGCCAAGCGCGCCGAGGCCTACCTGAAGTCGACCGGTATCGCTGATGCCGCCTTCTTCGGCCCCGAGCCCGAGTTCTTCGTTTTCGACGACGTCCGCTGGGGGGCCGACATCAGCGGCGCCTTCTACAAGGTCGACTCGCAGGAGGCCGACTGGAACTCGGAGAAGGTCTTCGAAGACGGCAACATGGGCCACCGTCCGAACATCAAAGGCGGCTATTTTCCGGTCCCGCCGGTGGATTCCCTGAACGATCTGCGCGCCGCGATGTGCCTGGCGATGGAAGAGATGGGCGTACCCTTCGAGGTCCATCACCACGAGGTCGCCACGGCCGGTCAGTGCGAGATCGGCACCCGCTTCGCGACGCTCGTGCAGCGTGCCGACTGGAACCAGATCCTCAAGTACTGCGTCCACAACGTCGCCCACGCCTACGGCAAGACCGCGACCTTCATGCCCAAGCCGCTCGTCGGTGACAACGGCAACGGCATGCACGTGCACCAGTCGCTGTCGAAGGGCGGCCAGAACATCTTCGCCGGCGACAAGTACGGCGGTCTTTCCGAGGCGGCGCTCTACTACATCGGCGGCATCATCAAGCATGCCCGTGCTTTGAACGCGCTGACCAACGCCGCGACCAACTCCTACAAGCGCCTGGTGCCCGGCTTCGAGGCGCCGACCCTGCTCGCCTATTCGGCGCGCAACCGCTCCGCCTCGATCCGAATCCCGCACGTCTCGAGCCCGAAGGCGCGGCGCATCGAAGTCCGCTTCCCGGATTCGATGGGCAATCCCTATCTGGCCTTCGCCGGCATGATGATGGCCGGCCTCGACGGCATCCAGAACAAGATCCACCCCGGCGATCCGATGGACAAGGACCTCTACGACCTGCCGCCGGAAGAGGAAAAGACGATCCCGACCGTCTGCTACGCCCTGGATCAGGCGTTGGACGCCCTCGACAAGGATCGCGAGTTCCTGACCGCCGGCGGTGTCTTCACCGACGACCTGATCGACGGTTACATCGCGCTCAAGATGCAGGAAGTCACGCAGATGCGCATGACGACGCATCCGATCGAGTTCGACATGTACTACAGCCTTTGA
- a CDS encoding cation diffusion facilitator family transporter, with amino-acid sequence MAANMDDAGEAERARRRQAVSRTSAVGAAVNLGLSLLKIAAGVVGHSYALIVDGIHSLSDLLSDLLVWFAGRQASQAPDQAHPYGHARFETVATLVLGALLGTVALGIAWDAIGRLSPSETLLRPGPIALVAALASILTKEWLYWYTLGYAKRVRSEMLRANAWHHRSDAISSVVVLIGIAGTLVGLANLDIFAAVIVCLMIGKIAWDLIWEAIRELVDTGLQGERLAAIREIIESVGGVRDVHTLRTRKHGGNVTVDVHVLLIDPKVSVSEGHMISVAVEQRLKAEIDEINDVTVHIDPEDDERSPRCLGLPLRSDAVARLDELWSDIAAVAGRQRVILHYLNGRIDVELVLPAAVYGSDEEARDLCRRLSEALARDQDQVFRRVSVQFAGCALK; translated from the coding sequence ATGGCGGCTAACATGGACGACGCGGGCGAGGCCGAGCGCGCGCGCCGGCGGCAGGCGGTCAGCCGCACGTCGGCGGTGGGCGCGGCAGTCAATCTCGGGCTGTCGCTGCTCAAGATCGCTGCCGGTGTCGTCGGCCATTCCTACGCCTTGATCGTCGACGGTATCCATTCCCTGTCTGACCTCCTCTCCGATCTCCTCGTCTGGTTTGCTGGGCGCCAGGCCAGCCAGGCACCGGATCAGGCGCATCCTTATGGCCACGCGCGCTTCGAGACCGTGGCCACCCTTGTCCTTGGCGCGCTCCTCGGCACCGTTGCCCTCGGCATCGCCTGGGATGCCATCGGCCGGCTCTCTCCCAGCGAAACGCTGCTGCGCCCGGGGCCGATCGCCCTGGTCGCGGCACTGGCCTCGATTCTGACCAAGGAGTGGCTCTACTGGTACACGCTCGGCTATGCCAAGCGCGTGCGCTCCGAGATGCTGCGGGCCAACGCCTGGCACCATCGCAGCGATGCGATCTCCTCGGTCGTCGTGCTGATTGGGATCGCCGGGACCCTGGTCGGGCTGGCCAATCTCGACATCTTCGCCGCCGTCATCGTCTGCCTGATGATCGGGAAGATCGCCTGGGACCTGATCTGGGAGGCGATCCGCGAGCTCGTCGACACAGGGCTTCAGGGCGAGCGGCTGGCGGCGATCCGCGAAATCATCGAGTCGGTGGGCGGCGTCCGCGATGTCCACACCCTGCGCACGCGCAAGCACGGTGGCAACGTGACGGTCGATGTCCATGTGCTGCTGATCGACCCGAAGGTGAGCGTCTCGGAAGGGCACATGATTAGCGTCGCCGTCGAGCAGCGCTTGAAGGCCGAGATCGACGAGATCAACGACGTCACCGTCCACATCGATCCCGAGGACGACGAGCGCAGTCCCCGTTGCCTTGGCCTGCCGTTGCGTTCGGACGCCGTGGCGCGCCTCGATGAACTCTGGTCGGACATCGCTGCGGTGGCCGGGCGGCAGCGTGTCATCCTCCACTATCTCAACGGTCGCATCGATGTCGAGCTGGTCCTGCCCGCCGCGGTCTACGGCAGCGACGAGGAGGCGAGAGACCTGTGTCGCCGCCTGAGCGAGGCGTTGGCGCGGGACCAGGACCAAGTCTTTCGCCGCGTTTCCGTGCAATTCGCCGGTTGCGCACTGAAATAG
- the glyQ gene encoding glycine--tRNA ligase subunit alpha, with protein MEPESLDLGTFQGLIFALERFWAERGCVIVQPLDMEVGAGTFHPATFLRSIGPEPWRSAYVQPSRRPTDGRYGENPNRLQHYYQFQVVLKPSPIEIQDLYLQSLQALGLDLLVHDVRFVEDNWESPTLGAWGLGWEVWLNGMEVTQFTYFQQVGGLDCRPVTGEITYGLERIAMYLQGVESVYDLVWARSPFGDVTYGDVYHQNEVEQSTYNFEQADVEDLFQRFDACERQAQHLVATGLPLPAYEQVLKASHTFNLLDARNAISVTERQRYILRVRALARAVAQTYYERREALGFPLLNRP; from the coding sequence TTGGAACCCGAATCCCTGGACCTCGGCACCTTTCAGGGGCTGATCTTCGCGCTCGAGCGGTTCTGGGCCGAGCGCGGCTGCGTCATCGTTCAGCCGCTCGATATGGAGGTCGGTGCCGGCACCTTCCACCCGGCCACCTTCCTGCGCTCGATCGGCCCCGAGCCCTGGCGTAGTGCCTACGTGCAGCCGTCGCGGCGGCCGACGGACGGACGCTACGGCGAGAACCCGAACCGGCTCCAGCATTATTATCAATTTCAGGTCGTCTTGAAGCCCTCGCCGATCGAGATCCAAGACCTCTATCTGCAGTCGCTGCAGGCGCTCGGCCTCGATCTTCTGGTCCACGACGTGCGTTTCGTCGAGGATAACTGGGAATCGCCGACGCTGGGCGCCTGGGGCCTCGGCTGGGAGGTGTGGCTGAACGGCATGGAGGTGACCCAGTTCACCTATTTTCAGCAGGTCGGCGGGCTCGACTGCCGGCCCGTCACCGGCGAGATCACCTACGGCCTCGAGCGCATCGCGATGTACCTGCAAGGCGTCGAGAGCGTCTACGATCTCGTCTGGGCGCGCTCGCCGTTCGGTGACGTGACCTACGGCGACGTCTATCATCAAAACGAGGTCGAGCAGTCCACCTACAACTTCGAGCAGGCCGACGTCGAGGACCTGTTCCAGCGCTTCGACGCCTGCGAGCGCCAGGCCCAGCACCTGGTCGCGACGGGCCTGCCGCTGCCGGCCTACGAGCAGGTCCTCAAGGCCTCGCACACCTTCAACCTGCTCGATGCACGCAACGCCATCTCGGTGACCGAGCGGCAGCGCTACATCCTGCGCGTGCGTGCCCTGGCGCGGGCCGTCGCCCAGACCTACTACGAGCGTCGCGAAGCCCTCGGCTTCCCCCTGTTGAACCGGCCCTAG
- the glyS gene encoding glycine--tRNA ligase subunit beta, producing MQASQDLLVEIGTEELPPTSLKRFAQAFTEALKQGLAAQGLTHGAIESFATPRRLACLVRDLAECQPDRELVRRGPALAAAFDANGQPTKAALGFARSCGLEVAELGREAVGNGTFLVARRTEPGQATTDLIAPLVEKALAALPIPKRMRWADFDAEFVRPVHWVCLVFGTQPIAARVMGIEADNQTRGHRFHHPAALTIALAGDYASLLREQGFVEPSFTRRRERIAEQVAALAASVAGRAVVSDDLLDEVTALCEWPCALLGRFEETFLEIPDEVLIETMQKNQKYFPLVDAQGALLPRFVAVANIESRDPDRVRAGNERVIRPRFADAAFFWHQDLKRPLADFAEGLERTVFQDRLGTMADKSRRVARLAQRIAERLGVDAGQVARAAALAKCDLMTQMIFEFPSLQGTMGRYYALRSGEDPEVAAALEEQYRPRHAGDALPATDCGRVLALAERIETLVGIFAIGQRPSGVKDPYALRRAAIGVLRLMIETPLALDLRALLAHAAAGLPEGVDAGSAAADVYDYILERLPGYYQEQGIALDSVEAVAALKPGSLADIDQRIRAVEAFRALPEATALAAANKRIRNILKKSVAADLPAGPPRPELFREPAETALGERVAALLGSIAPLQAGHDYRGILQTLAQLRDDVDAYFEQVMVMAEEPELRTNRLRQLQQIEGLFLDVADISRLQQ from the coding sequence GTGCAAGCATCCCAAGACTTGTTGGTAGAGATCGGCACCGAAGAGCTACCGCCAACATCTCTCAAGCGATTCGCGCAGGCCTTCACGGAGGCCCTGAAGCAGGGCCTCGCGGCCCAGGGCCTGACCCACGGTGCGATCGAGTCGTTCGCCACCCCGCGGCGCCTGGCCTGCCTGGTGCGCGACCTCGCCGAGTGTCAACCAGACCGCGAGCTAGTGCGCCGCGGCCCGGCGCTCGCCGCCGCCTTCGATGCGAACGGCCAGCCGACCAAGGCCGCCCTCGGCTTCGCCCGTTCTTGCGGTCTCGAGGTCGCCGAGCTCGGGCGCGAGGCCGTCGGTAACGGCACCTTCCTGGTCGCCCGCCGCACCGAGCCGGGCCAGGCGACCACCGACCTGATCGCACCGCTCGTCGAGAAGGCCCTCGCCGCCCTGCCGATCCCGAAGCGGATGCGCTGGGCCGACTTCGACGCCGAGTTCGTCCGTCCCGTCCACTGGGTCTGCCTGGTCTTCGGCACGCAGCCGATCGCCGCCCGCGTCATGGGCATCGAGGCCGACAACCAGACCCGCGGTCACCGCTTCCACCACCCGGCCGCCCTGACCATTGCCCTGGCTGGCGATTACGCGAGCCTGCTGCGCGAGCAGGGCTTCGTCGAACCGAGCTTCACGCGCCGCCGCGAGCGGATCGCCGAGCAGGTTGCGGCCCTAGCCGCGTCCGTCGCCGGCCGAGCGGTGGTGTCCGACGACCTGCTCGATGAGGTCACCGCCCTCTGCGAGTGGCCCTGCGCACTGCTCGGGCGCTTCGAAGAGACCTTTCTGGAGATCCCAGACGAGGTCCTGATCGAGACGATGCAGAAGAACCAGAAGTACTTCCCGCTCGTCGACGCCCAGGGCGCCCTGCTGCCGCGGTTCGTTGCCGTCGCCAATATCGAGAGCCGCGACCCCGACCGGGTGCGGGCCGGCAACGAGCGGGTCATCCGCCCGCGCTTCGCCGATGCGGCCTTCTTCTGGCACCAGGACCTCAAGCGGCCGCTCGCCGATTTCGCCGAGGGGCTCGAGCGGACAGTCTTTCAGGACCGGCTCGGCACCATGGCCGACAAGTCGCGCCGCGTCGCCCGCCTGGCGCAGCGCATCGCCGAGCGGCTCGGCGTCGATGCCGGCCAGGTGGCGCGCGCCGCCGCACTCGCCAAGTGCGACCTGATGACGCAGATGATCTTCGAGTTCCCGAGCCTCCAGGGGACGATGGGCCGCTACTATGCACTGCGCTCGGGCGAGGATCCCGAGGTCGCCGCGGCGCTCGAGGAGCAGTATCGCCCGCGCCACGCCGGCGATGCGTTGCCGGCAACCGATTGCGGGCGGGTCCTGGCGCTCGCCGAGCGGATCGAGACCCTGGTCGGCATCTTCGCGATCGGCCAACGCCCGAGCGGCGTCAAGGACCCCTACGCGCTGCGCCGCGCGGCGATCGGCGTGCTGCGCCTGATGATCGAGACGCCGCTGGCGCTCGATCTGCGCGCGCTACTGGCCCATGCCGCTGCCGGCCTGCCGGAGGGCGTCGACGCCGGCAGCGCCGCGGCCGACGTCTACGACTACATCCTGGAACGGCTGCCCGGCTACTACCAGGAGCAGGGCATCGCACTCGACAGCGTCGAAGCGGTCGCGGCCCTCAAACCGGGTTCGCTGGCCGATATCGACCAGCGCATTCGTGCCGTCGAGGCCTTCCGCGCCCTGCCCGAGGCGACCGCCCTAGCGGCGGCGAACAAGCGCATCCGCAACATCCTGAAGAAGTCGGTGGCGGCCGATCTGCCGGCCGGGCCGCCGCGCCCCGAGCTGTTCCGGGAGCCCGCCGAGACGGCCCTCGGCGAGCGGGTCGCCGCGCTGCTCGGCAGCATCGCCCCGCTCCAGGCAGGTCACGACTACCGCGGGATCCTCCAGACCCTGGCCCAACTGCGCGACGACGTCGACGCCTACTTCGAGCAGGTCATGGTCATGGCCGAGGAGCCGGAGCTGCGCACCAACCGGCTGCGCCAGCTCCAGCAGATCGAGGGCCTGTTCCTCGACGTCGCCGACATCTCCCGCCTCCAACAATGA
- the gmhB gene encoding D-glycero-beta-D-manno-heptose 1,7-bisphosphate 7-phosphatase has product MTKARLVLIDRDGVINEDSPDYIKGAEEWRPIPGSLEAIARLNRNDHRVCVVSNQSGLARGLFTIDDLNAIHQKLRTALDRIGGEIEGIFFCPHAPDAGCDCRKPAPGLLLAAAQRLHVDLQGVPVIGDSLGDILAARAVGAEPLLVLTGKGAQTLREHPDLIAAEAVFPDLAAAIDHLIRRGE; this is encoded by the coding sequence ATGACCAAGGCAAGGCTCGTCCTCATCGATCGCGACGGCGTCATCAACGAGGACTCGCCCGATTACATCAAGGGCGCCGAGGAGTGGCGGCCGATCCCCGGGAGCCTCGAGGCGATCGCCCGACTGAACCGCAACGACCATCGCGTCTGCGTCGTCTCGAACCAGTCCGGACTCGCCCGCGGCCTGTTCACGATCGATGACCTGAACGCGATACACCAGAAGCTGCGCACCGCCCTCGACCGGATCGGCGGCGAGATCGAGGGGATCTTCTTTTGCCCGCACGCCCCGGACGCGGGCTGCGATTGCCGCAAGCCGGCGCCGGGCCTGCTCCTGGCCGCCGCCCAGCGGTTGCACGTCGATCTCCAAGGCGTACCTGTCATCGGCGACTCGCTCGGCGATATCCTCGCGGCGCGCGCGGTGGGCGCGGAGCCGCTCCTGGTGCTGACCGGCAAGGGGGCCCAGACCCTGCGCGAACACCCGGACCTGATCGCCGCGGAGGCGGTCTTTCCCGACCTCGCCGCGGCGATCGATCACCTCATCCGCCGAGGGGAATGA